ttcgtgtcccagtctgggaagatcccacatgccgcggagcggctgggcccgtgagccatggccactgagcctgtgcttccggagcctgcgctctgcaacaggagaggccacaacagtgtgacgcccgcatactggaaaaaaaaaaaagaatgaatggattctaAAACAAGCCTCATCTTAGTTCTTAAGGTGCTCTACTATATACATTTTCTAGAGGCTGAAAAATTAGACCCATATATGTTAAttggaaacaaatatttctatttatactcatatattttcttcaaatatagaaCTTGGAAAGATTCATGTATTcttataaaatttgaattcagATATTAGAAATTACTAATATGCTCATTCCTCAAAAACAGCTATTGTACTCAactactataataaaaattatcagtagAGAAATGTTAATGTAAATATATTGTAGTAAAACACTGATAGGAAGAGCAGAATTGATACGATCTATATTTCAGGTGAATAAATAGCCTCCATTAACAAAagatcttttttataaaaaagcttCTCTCTTTACCTTTAGAGTTACTGAAAACCTCAATATTAAAGTTTCCCCCAATAAAGCACAGTAAGGAGTTCTTTACGAAGGATGGCAGGCAATACATTTTCAATCTCCATagataagagagaagaaagaagaaaaatgtaggatTCTTTTAGGCTAGTTACAAAGAACTTTTCAGTATAAATACTGAAATGTACTACTGAGGAGGGTTGTAAAGTTACTGAAAACTTTTTAGAATAatatgtttatctttgtgtaaTGACTAAGAAGAAACCCTGTCTGTAGGAAGAAAAGTTAAGACTGTAGGTCACAAGGTTCACCTCTTCCAACTTTATGCAGCTGTACATAGGAAAACTGAATATTAACAACCATTTGAATAGATCATACAGGTAACCCAGCATtccttaggaaaaacaaaatgaactgtATAGGCAACTATACAaaagcagccccacctcccaacaccaagtatttctgtttctttagaaaGGTACTGCTACTGTAGCTCAGATTTAACAAGGGAAATAGTTATCAAAAGGTCATCATAAAGgagaatattcttaaaattcaagACATTTTCGGGGGAGGATTCAGAAACAGCTTACATAAAACCTACTAAAATGGATTCAATAAAAGACGCCGTTGTCCTCACCAGTATTTCCACTGTGCCAGTGTAGTGTCAGGCTACAGAATCTGAATACCTCTATGAAGTGCAACTAAAGtaaaaggcaagtttaacaaataTATCAGATTAATGTTACACCTGCTTGTACAACTTCAAAAGGAGTGATAAGTGTACTCCAACAGTGAATATGATGTTGTTGTGTAACAGTACAAAAGGAGTTCCAAAAACATTCTGAGCAAAGGGATTGTACTAAAAGCAATTCTGTAAAAGCTGTTCCAAAAACATTTGGAACAAAGACCACAATCGCTGGGCTGAATTCATCACCTTCCAAATTCACCAACTTACTTTGAAAAGGACAGCGTTCATTTGAAGATATTAAGTTGTagtataatttgttaaaaatcagtcttATTGTCTTATATATGCCAGGCATACAACAAAAGAATTAAGTGATTCCTAATGCATTTTTACATGGaagtaaattaaatggaatgtaTGTTTCTTGGCTGGCAAACTGCTTCAAAACTGtcccaaaggaaatttttttacctAAGGGGTACTAAATTAAGAAAGTTCATTTCTACTGCCATGCTTTTGAAATTGCCTCCACTCATTAgcagacaacagaaatgtatcccaCAATGAGGCAGTCAAATAGTCTAATAAACAAAcatgatgtatatttttaatacacttatggattaaactcaaatttattctgaaaacactttatcattttaaaattaaaatcaggaaGCATTCTAGATGATAACTGCAgtacttaaaaaacaattttttttggccacacctcagcatgtaggatctgagttccctgaccagggatcgaacctgtgccccctgcagtggaagcacagggtcttaaccactggaccaccagggaagccctctagatgGTAACTGatcttccatattaaaaatacttaaagaaaaagtttactaCTAAATCAAATTCACCTAGTTTTATAGAGTAAATCAAGGGTCTGCAAATTATGGACCATTGGTCAAATCCAGCCTGTTGTCTGTTTCTGCacagcccatgagctaagaatggtttttacagatAAAACATTTGCAAGTGATTTGATAACAGAGAATACTAACTCTAAATCCCAATTAAGCTAAatgttatccctcccaccctaccccacaaaaataaaagaatcccacATTTCTCACTAGTAGGCACATATTATAAAACACTGTACTCCCtggctccagtggttaggacttggctctctcactgccagggccgaggttcaatccctggtcagggaactaagaacccgaAAGCCGTGcagcaacccccaccccccaagaaagaaaaggaaaaaaaaagaaaacactgcactcaattattatgttttgaatttcatcaattaaaaaaaaatgttgatattcgttttctctttctgtgtaagTACCTACATACTACCTAATATCCTCAATTCCGTTTCCTGGAccacaaaggctaaaatatttactatctagtcctttagagaaaaattttcctGATTCCTGGCATAGAGTAGACAGGTAAAGAGCTGACATAATTCTGCTGCTTAATTCATCACCTTCTTCCTAGTTATTTAGGCACCTGGCAGGTTTCACCCCTTAAATGCAATGCGTGCtcactcgctctctctctctctctctctctctctctctctctctctctctctcgattcAGAAAGATTACCAGAAGACAAATAGTTTTAACGTTTCAATCCTTCAAAATACATCTAGATATATCTACAAAGCTAAACTATGTCTTGCTGTAAAAAAAGCGGTGCTTATTTAATAACCAGTAGGAGTCTCCAAAGGAGTTTAGTTTCAAAGTTTATTGAAAAGCTTAATGGTTTTACTAAGTCAAAActatgacaataccaaatgcttagTAGAGGTTccctcctttaaaaatgtaaagttgtTCACTTGATATGCTCAGTAAATAGTCATGGGTGCAGAACAAGAAACTACCATTCTATAATTATATACGGTTAAATGTTACATAGCAAAAACAAGCTCTCTGACACCTTCAGATTCCACTTTAAGACTAGGTGATTAAGATTAAGAAGTTTTTAAAGACATTCCTCCTACTGACTTCAAAAGTATTTCCCTTTTAATAAGACAACCACCAAAGACATAAAATGAGACTTTCTGAACCTATCCTCATAGAAGTGAATTCTTTATTGTTAGAACATATAAGAAATATTCAGACATTAACTGTTAAATTTATGTATCAAAGATAGTTCCCATGAGCCCTTTAGTAAATACTTAAATCCTCAACTTCTACCAAACTTGAAAATAACTATTAGCACAGAGTAAAAAACATTAGTCAGTAAAATCACTTCATTTACTCCACTACCAAATCACTTGTTAGGAAAAAACTGGCAATCAACTGGGATTTACAAAAATGATactattaaaaatcactttgcaaCCAATTCACTctttcacctcagttttcatatttaatctttcattagaaatcatactttaaaacaaaattttaacatggTTTGAACAACTTGAAATAAGATTCATAACATGTACCTTTTGATGTTTGTTCTGGAGTTTCGATGAGACATGTAAGTAAGAGTTCTATGCAAAAATACTGgctataaaaaaagttaaaatattaaaattaaataggtgaaattctaggaaaataataatatcagtAAATTTTGTTGATTACTTACCGCTATAAGATTTCGCGTTCGAAGAAACCTATAGAAATGCGTTGGTTCTaggtaacagaaacaaaatccaaagttatctaaatttacttattacttAAATTGTTAAGAAAATACCAACCCAGACCATGTTATATAAACCAATATATAAACCAATAACCTATTATGGAAACTATGTAGTGAACATttacatcaagaaaataagtaagCACGATTAGATCAAAAGACATTCAATCTACAGCATACATTCACAAAATGCATCTACATTTACTTTAAGTTTCTCTACAATCTAGTTCTTAAACCTTGCATTTCTAAGGTAGCTATTTTTAAACTAGCTGtatgaagaactgaaaagaagtagttatattcatttaatttatttaattaaaactatttataacCCATCTCCTTCTAAAAAGTAGCTAAAGTGAACGAGTTGGATTCAGTAAAGGAACTCTTTATTGaagccaaataagaaaataaaatgttcactttttaacTGGTCTTTTCAAAAGTCTGTACAGTAGTAAGCCGAAATGGAATAAAACCGTTACCTGGATAGATGTCCTAATACAGATATAATCAAAGTGAAATCCAAGACATAAATTAGCTAAAATTTTCGATGAATATTGCTAGTTATAGTTCAGGTTTCTATTTTGCTCAGTGTAAATATTACCTCAGTATTTAAATACTGcctcaacacatatttttaaagtaccagaTTCCCACAGTGTTTTTAATGCTGCTTAGTTAAAATCTGTTATAAAGGACTTAGGttacagatagaaaatattttatatacaagtacCATAATAGCAGTTACATTAATGACCTGTTAgtattatgtttctttaaataaagcgGTATAAAAATGACCTAATATAACTATATTAGTAAATACATCAAAGCATATAAACTTCTCAGAAACTAAGATCAATATTAGAGAACAATCAAGTTGTTTTGTGACCATATCTAACTCTTAATGACAGTTCATCTCTCTGAAGTACactcatcaaaaaagcaaaacagctaAAACTTTCTTGCAGGATTTGTCTTCTCACTACatttggaaagaattttttaaatttccacttaaTCTTCAGttagtttagttttagtttcaaataaactaaaaggaGATGAGATGTTTTAGAAAGGCTGCAAACATGTATGTTTACTGTCATCACTGTGCTTTAGTTCTCCACCATATTTCCAACTGAAAGCCTCTCCAGATTTCTTAAAGTATATTGAGCAAACGCTAGAATAATGTGAATCTTTCTCAAGCAGGTTCTATACGAATTTCAATAAAAACCGAAATTCCTTGTATTAAAATCCAATTAGAATTTCATGAAGCACtaatgagagagaatgaaagaagggtATTAAACAACGTAATACATCTTTCCAAGAACAGCTGATACCAAGCCCTTAAcatatgccacaaaaaaaaattgtaaataaagacACTGAGTGGTAGAGAGCTGAGTTTTTTCAAGTCTCTGTAAGATATCTAGCTATTAAAGGTCATCCAAATTACAACATCCAtacaaaagcaaagaggaaaaccatCAGGATGTAATATTCATTCAAGAACAGTTCAGATTACTCACAGTCAtgacatttcttatatattttattgcttctttCCAGACACCTTGCCCCCTTCCCAAATTAAGTCGTAGCTCTGCCCTCGAAACAGAccttaaaaacagaaactgacatcaGAAAATGTCCCGAAATGAAGACAACTACAAACGGACAGAATTCCGAGATCGTCTAGAGAGAAATAAGATGCTTAAACACTGCCTGTCTCAGTTTACGTACCCATGAAACTGGTGGAAAGATGTGAAAGGTGTAGAGCATCAAACGGTGCCATGTTAATGCACCAAGTTAGTGCGAAGGCATTTCAGACTAATGACAATTTGGTCGATTTTACTGCACTCCTCTCTTCACAGGCTTAATTTTGCTCCTCTAAACCTACAACCGACAGCCTTGTACTTCTAGAGTATGGAAGgcatgaaagaaagcaagaactAGTCCTGGGATCTGACGGTAGATCCAACTGTACAGTCCAACTGTGACCTCCCCACCTAAAAAGCAGCCTGCTCTCAACGCGGGGCACCATGCCTCAGCTCGCGTGTAAATCTTCGGGGAGGCACGAACCTCACCTGGACCCCCTAATCCACCTCCCTCAAAGGCCCTAGACTTCGGGCCCCCTCGAGCCATAACCCCGGAAGGCGGAATGGCCCCCTCAATTTCGCCCTCCACTCCCGAATCAAACCGACTCCCGGTGAGGAAGGGGGTCCCAGCACGAGTGTCCCGGGCCCCTAACGCTGCAAGAGTGGGgattcctgccctcaaagcctTCATCACACTCACTCTCAAAGGCCTGGAGAAAAAGCTCGTGGTCAGCCTGGACGTGCTCCATTTTCGGCTTCTTCACCGGTAACACCGCGGCCCCCGCCGCTGCCGCcacggaggaagaggaggaggccaggtAACTACCGCCGCCTCCACAGCCCCCACCACTGGATTTGCCGCCTGACGCTGCCGCCACTGAACCCCCGAAGCCGCCTCCCCCGGACCCCGCGCAGGGCCCcgagccgccccctcccccaccgccgtGCTCCTGAGGCGCCCTCGCGgttcctgcctcctcccccacaCCAGCTATCCGCCGGGCGGCCCCGGAGAGTAAGCGCCGGCAATACCAACCGCTCGCCCCAGAAGGCTCCGGCGGACCGAGGGGGGAAGGACGAGAGAGgtgaggggggggggagggaagggaggaggagaggagggaaaggagggagggaaaaaaaagtgtctcCTCCCGAGAGCCCCGCTCCGCTCGGGAGACCGCTCACTTCCCCCGCCCGGCGCTCTGATGCCCAGCCTGTTGGCCCGCGCATTCCCCCGTCAGTCACGCGGAGGCGCTTCTCGCGCAGGCGCAGCTTGGTTGGCCCGTGCGCGCTGCTGACCGCGGGCCCTGCCGCCTCTTTGAACTGAATTCGCGGGAAAATTAGGGGTCGGAGCGGCCTTCCTGCTGGCCCCGGTGCATTGTGGGGTGAGAGGGACCCAGCGAGCGGCTTAGGGAGCCGTTTCTCGCCTTCTGAGCGTCGTCAGTCGCCACCCCCGGGGGATACAGGACCCCTGAGGAGAGGCAGGCCTCTGAGGAACGGCGGGGCGGGTGCTGGGGGGTCGAGGGGCTCATTAAATGAACTGAGATCCATGCCGGATCATCGAGTCTCTAACTTCACAGGAAGGGGCCTGCCTGGTGTTGGTCGGGTCGCTTCTGGTCTGAGGGGCTCGCAGGGCGAGGATCTCTTCCCCTGTCCCCTCGCCACCACGTGACTCAAGCCACCCTTGGCCGAATCCCACCCATCGAGCcctggagaggactgggggcAGCCAAGGGGTTGCGGCTGCTGCTCTCGGACACCGCTGGGCTCCACCAAAGGGAGCGATTTCTAGGGAGCAGGAATGTCCTATCAAATGAGGAAAAGGATTTTCTGTAGGTGCGGTGAGGCACCAGGATCGTTACTGAGAGCGGTCGTGGCTTCTCAACGTGTTGGAAGCAACACTTAGATTTTTGATTCCCGGACACCACAGGAGTGGCCAGAGGGACAAACTGGATGATTTCTTAGAAGTACCTACACCCATCTTTGAGAACCTGCTCATTTTGCGCTCCAAAACTGGAGAGGGGATCCGGTGTTCAGCCGGTCTCGCTTAAAAAGAGAGATGCATAGGCCCGGACGGGTTTGGAGTTGAGCTAATACTCGTCAAGATTTGAATTTCAAGTCGGACAAGA
This DNA window, taken from Kogia breviceps isolate mKogBre1 chromosome 11, mKogBre1 haplotype 1, whole genome shotgun sequence, encodes the following:
- the LOC131765803 gene encoding LOW QUALITY PROTEIN: polycomb protein SUZ12-like (The sequence of the model RefSeq protein was modified relative to this genomic sequence to represent the inferred CDS: inserted 1 base in 1 codon) yields the protein MDLSSFNEPLDPPAPAPPFLRGLPLLRGPFKEAAGPAVSSAHGPTKLRLREKRLRVTDGGMRGPTGWASERRAGEPSGASGWYCRRLLSGAARRIAGVGEEAGTARAPQEHGGGGGGGSGPCAGSGGGGFGGSVAAASGGKSSGGGCGGGGSYLASSSSSVAAAAGAAVLPVKKPKMEHVQADHELFLQAFEKPTHFYRFLRTRNLIAPVFLHRTLTYMSHRNSRTNIKRKTFKVDDMLSKVEKMKGEQKSHSLSTHLQLTFTGFFHKNDKPSQNSENEQNSVTLEVLLVKVCHKKGKDVRCPIRQVPTGKKQVPLNPDLNQTKPGNFPSLAVSSNEFEPSNSHMVKSYSLLFRVTCPGRREFNGMINGETNENIDVNEELAARRKRNREDGXKTFVAQMTVFDKNRRLQLLDGEYEVAMQEMEECPRSKKRATWETIYDGEVWTT